In the genome of Hymenobacter taeanensis, one region contains:
- a CDS encoding BamA/TamA family outer membrane protein, which yields MKPYSLFNEAPTRGLFSGKKTRAALGSLLLLSGLAGCSPLRLLQPGQRLLSRVQIEGVKKADPERLQALAQQKPNSTFPLPKLAIYQLGRKFYNPEKLQRKLDEDRTHYDQLIKEAGTDSVEVGKLLTKRERHTRRHQLALDKGNAIMRIGEAPVIYDSALTRASVEQMATFLKSKGFFRSGVTATDTVPTRLFSPFRVFTLRSPFHTEPRRVTVVYHVTENEPFHYSQLDYDIQDTAVAERVLISLPQSLLHVGDQYDEEVIGAERNRIEDLLKNQGYYDFRQQYITLEADTSFAPTTVRLRTIISKPNRGEYHRLYTIRRVNFITDAGVVRFGQNRDTLIRDSIYYLAYKHKFSTRTLDRKVEVRPGEPYSQINTQLTQRQLANLDMFRFSTVTYRRLRGDDAPTDSTRGLLDATINASPAKKYQETSEFGGTYVARQVGPFGNVRLKVRNVFGGAELLEFGVRAGFEGQYNIAGQTSDNTNNSLLTTQLGANVNLVLPQFLIPWRPNRYLNQYNPRTRFNASYTYVKRPAQYTRTNVEGTLDYIWQRSTFHQYVLTPFDLSIVRTAAITDTYFNLLQQLSLTQNTPVLRSFDNLFVPSFSATSLYNSNDFNETRAGQYLRLFAEVGGLTRNLYQKQPVIISLRPTVNDRLKTYDFAKFTADYRRYYKLTPQTFFVYRLSGGAVRSLTKTTTETRGENGQIVPGSRTSQLLVPYDKYLFAGGSSSVRAWKPRRLGTGSYTLYKRDANGNETTERNYDLEQPGELLLEGNVEYRFPIYSFVKGALFTDFGNVWSLQKEPQRPGAQFQLSKFYRQFAVGSGFGVRFDFSFLILRLDIATKVYDPNAPNNKWAISRFSLKEDQTAFNLGIGYPF from the coding sequence TTGAAACCATATTCGCTATTTAACGAGGCCCCCACCAGAGGGCTTTTTTCAGGAAAGAAAACGCGGGCGGCCCTGGGCAGCCTGCTGCTACTTAGTGGCCTAGCGGGCTGCTCACCGCTGCGCCTGCTCCAGCCGGGGCAGCGCCTGCTGAGCCGCGTGCAGATTGAGGGGGTCAAGAAAGCCGACCCTGAACGCCTGCAGGCTCTGGCGCAGCAGAAGCCCAATAGTACGTTTCCGCTGCCAAAGCTAGCAATCTATCAGCTAGGGCGTAAATTTTACAACCCCGAAAAGCTTCAGCGCAAGCTTGATGAGGACCGCACCCATTACGACCAGCTCATTAAGGAAGCCGGTACCGACTCTGTGGAAGTGGGTAAGCTCCTAACCAAGCGAGAGCGGCATACGCGGCGCCACCAGCTGGCCCTGGATAAGGGCAATGCCATTATGCGCATAGGGGAAGCGCCCGTCATTTACGACTCGGCCCTCACGCGGGCCAGCGTTGAGCAAATGGCCACGTTCCTTAAGTCTAAGGGCTTCTTTAGGAGTGGAGTTACAGCCACTGACACCGTGCCCACGCGGCTCTTCTCCCCGTTCCGGGTGTTTACCCTGCGCAGCCCCTTCCATACGGAACCCCGCCGCGTAACAGTGGTGTACCACGTTACGGAAAACGAGCCTTTCCACTACAGCCAGCTCGACTACGACATACAGGACACTGCGGTGGCAGAGCGGGTACTGATCAGCTTGCCCCAGAGCCTGCTGCACGTAGGAGACCAATACGATGAGGAAGTCATTGGGGCGGAGCGTAACCGCATTGAAGACCTGCTGAAAAACCAGGGGTACTATGATTTTCGCCAGCAATACATAACACTGGAAGCTGATACCAGTTTTGCCCCTACTACCGTGCGCCTACGCACCATCATCAGCAAGCCCAACCGCGGCGAGTACCATCGCCTCTACACCATCAGGCGGGTAAACTTCATTACTGATGCTGGCGTGGTGCGCTTTGGGCAGAACCGCGACACACTCATCCGCGACTCCATCTACTACCTGGCCTACAAGCACAAATTCAGCACCCGCACCCTCGACCGGAAAGTGGAAGTCCGGCCCGGCGAACCGTACAGCCAGATCAACACTCAGCTTACTCAACGCCAGCTGGCCAACCTGGATATGTTCCGCTTCAGTACGGTGACATACCGGCGCCTGCGCGGCGACGATGCCCCCACTGACTCAACCCGCGGCTTGCTGGATGCCACTATTAATGCTTCGCCGGCCAAGAAATACCAGGAAACCTCTGAATTTGGTGGCACCTACGTAGCGCGGCAAGTAGGGCCATTTGGCAATGTGCGCTTAAAAGTCAGGAATGTATTTGGAGGCGCTGAATTACTGGAATTCGGCGTGCGGGCCGGCTTTGAAGGGCAGTACAACATTGCCGGTCAAACCAGCGACAACACGAACAATAGCTTGCTTACCACGCAGCTAGGCGCAAACGTTAACCTGGTGCTGCCTCAGTTCCTGATTCCGTGGCGCCCCAACCGCTACCTGAATCAGTATAACCCCCGCACGCGTTTCAACGCCAGCTACACCTACGTAAAGCGGCCCGCCCAGTATACCCGCACCAACGTGGAGGGCACGCTGGACTATATCTGGCAACGCTCCACTTTCCATCAGTACGTGCTTACCCCCTTCGACCTAAGCATCGTTCGGACGGCAGCTATTACGGACACTTATTTCAACTTATTACAACAGTTATCGCTCACTCAGAACACACCCGTTCTACGCAGTTTTGATAACCTGTTTGTCCCGAGCTTTAGTGCTACCTCGCTGTATAATTCCAACGACTTCAACGAAACCCGGGCAGGCCAGTACCTTCGTCTCTTCGCCGAAGTTGGGGGCCTCACCCGAAATCTGTACCAAAAGCAGCCGGTAATTATCAGCCTCAGACCCACCGTGAATGACCGGCTGAAAACCTATGACTTTGCAAAGTTTACCGCTGATTACCGCCGCTACTACAAGCTCACTCCTCAAACATTCTTTGTGTATCGGCTTTCCGGTGGGGCAGTACGCTCTCTGACCAAAACGACTACCGAAACCCGCGGCGAAAACGGCCAGATTGTGCCTGGCAGCAGAACCAGCCAGCTCTTAGTGCCCTACGATAAATATCTGTTTGCTGGTGGCAGCTCAAGCGTGCGGGCCTGGAAGCCTCGCCGCCTTGGCACCGGCAGCTACACGCTCTATAAGCGCGATGCCAACGGTAATGAAACCACTGAGCGCAACTACGATCTGGAACAGCCGGGGGAGCTTTTGCTGGAAGGGAATGTAGAATACCGCTTCCCCATCTATAGCTTCGTTAAGGGTGCTCTCTTCACCGATTTTGGCAATGTGTGGTCCTTGCAGAAGGAGCCCCAGCGGCCGGGCGCACAGTTTCAGCTCAGCAAATTTTACCGGCAGTTCGCCGTTGGCTCCGGCTTCGGCGTCCGTTTCGACTTCAGCTTCCTGATTCTGCGCCTCGATATTGCTACCAAGGTATACGACCCTAATGCTCCTAACAACAAGTGGGCAATTAGCCGCTTCAGCCTCAAAGAAGATCAAACGGCCTTTAACTTAGGCATCGGCTATCCATTCTAA